The following are from one region of the Oreochromis aureus strain Israel breed Guangdong linkage group 1, ZZ_aureus, whole genome shotgun sequence genome:
- the LOC116334306 gene encoding beta-1,3-galactosyltransferase 1-like: MKQRQEMAADRSRSWFRISGTQYFAIILIIGGVFFIYSIREMTPDWNPKMWMQNQSSDLWIFLERQRQKKISLHSVVNVSSSTHPQTDNVTSAPEVKRETAVVAPYVSPGPYLVEYPYEYSFIINEPQKCEQEKPFVVLIVPVAPNNRRDRDIIRSTWGNDRVVQDKVVTLFFLLGLHTGPGAEQVQQQVLQESNKHHDLIQSNFVDCYKNLTIKTMVMLEWLTAHCSGASYAMKIDSDMFLNVHNLVTMLLNAQKTNYMTGLVARSGTVLRDPHSKWYVPPDIYAPAVYPVYALGLGYIMSLDLPKKLTEGSRHVKALYIEDVYLGLLMQHLGISPTDPPNGDYFHVLPLAYNRCHFSRIVATTTHPSTDRVHIWKDFKKPDPYC; this comes from the exons ATGAAACAAAG GCAGGAAATGGCCGCTGATCGGAGCAGAAGTTGGTTTAGGATATCCGGGACTCAGTATTTCGCCATTATTCTGATAATTGGGGGTGTATTCTTCATTTACAGCATAAGGGAAATGACACCAGACTGGAACCCAAAAATGTGGATGCAAAATCAGTCGTCAGACTTGTGGATTTTCTTAGAACggcagagacaaaaaaaaatctctctccactctgtggttaATGTCAGCTCATCTACACATCCTCAAACTGATAATGTGACATCGGCACCAGAAGTGAAAAGAGAAACTGCAGTGGTCGCTCCTTATGTTTCTCCTGGACCATATTTAGTCGAATACCCTTATGAGTACAGCTTCATCATCAATGAGCCACAAAAATGTGAGCAGGAAAAACCTTTTGTGGTTCTGATAGTTCCCGTAGCACCCAACAATAGGCGAGACCGTGACATCATCCGCAGCACCTGGGGGAACGACAGGGTTGTGCAGGACAAAGTGGTGACACTCTTCTTTTTACTGGGGCTACACACGGGGCCGGGAGCAGAGCAGGTCCAACAGCAGGTGCTTCAGGAGAGCAACAAGCATCACGACCTGATCCAGAGCAACTTTGTGGACTGCTACAAGAATCTCACCATTAAGACCATGGTAATGCTGGAGTGGCTGACTGCGCACTGCTCTGGTGCTTCTTATGCCATGAAGATTGACTCAGACATGTTTCTGAATGTGCACAATCTTGTCACTATGCTTTTGAATgctcaaaaaacaaactacatgACTGGACTTGTGGCGCGATCGGGTACAGTACTGAGAGATCCACACTCTAAGTGGTACGTACCACCTGACATTTATGCACCAGCTGTGTACCCTGTCTATGCTCTGGGCCTGGGCTACATTATGTCTTTAGACCTCCCTAAAAAGCTCACTGAGGGATCCAGACATGTTAAAGCACTTTACATTGAGGATGTGTATTTAGGGCTTTTAATGCAACACCTGGGAATCTCTCCCACTGACCCCCCAAACGGTGATTACTTCCATGTTTTACCTTTGGCATATAATCGATGTCACTTCTCCCGTATAGTAGCCACCACAACTCATCCGTCCACTGACCGTGTGCACATTtggaaagattttaaaaaacccGACCCGTACTGCTGA